In Pseudoalteromonas sp. MM1, a single window of DNA contains:
- a CDS encoding putative 2OG-Fe(II) oxygenase, with protein MQSQGMSFQDVSNLILKEINNNNFLKALKIANSIKSNESSIVVHLHHLKSIAYQKKKDYILCLAEIEKGIKLSPRHFHLNVNKAKLYNLLGEPDKSIKQYLNVLAIYSDDIETLYNISVLYFKKNEFTKAKEYIDKAFALSPQNAVILSAKIKTDLKLEKFTEVDRLTDDYIRNFGADASILNSKGLALKALCFWDKAIITFEQSLKLSPGLVEAKKNMASCYHLAGKFKKAKAIYTELTTINPLDLDSHHWLNQMLWETADSGFLSSYNHALKITGKNTALEAELAQKLYTSGKQTEAYKIAKQILSQSNCPQKAFSIVGDYERENSLFDESLKTHLAATNRFKNNHAYIELAKSYIAIDKPDHALNIINKLLNQDEYNQECLCIKNTALRLLKSELYSYYCNYDLFVMQEKIATPSGFASIDDFLTELKGTLKQYHYYQNHPLEQSLVNGSQTAEKLFDYQLPILKMLKQELYELTSCFLSRLPKDNQHPFLKRNVGDFKVTDSWSVILKGKGFHKNHYHSQGWMSSPFYVSIPTLISESTNQEGWLKLGEPGFNMHTKLLPETTLKPEEGKIIQFPSYFWHGTNTLNSEMERVTIAYDILPQHT; from the coding sequence ATGCAAAGCCAAGGCATGTCATTTCAAGATGTAAGCAACTTAATCCTTAAGGAAATTAATAATAATAATTTCCTTAAGGCATTAAAAATTGCTAATTCGATTAAAAGTAATGAATCGAGTATTGTAGTGCACCTTCATCACTTAAAATCTATAGCATACCAAAAGAAAAAAGATTATATATTATGTTTAGCCGAGATTGAAAAAGGTATTAAACTAAGTCCACGTCATTTTCATTTAAATGTAAATAAAGCAAAATTATATAACTTGTTGGGTGAACCTGATAAGTCAATAAAACAATATTTAAATGTATTGGCTATATATAGTGACGATATAGAAACACTTTATAATATCTCTGTTTTATACTTTAAAAAGAATGAATTTACTAAAGCAAAAGAATACATTGATAAAGCATTTGCACTATCCCCTCAAAATGCAGTTATTCTCAGCGCAAAAATAAAAACAGACTTAAAGCTTGAGAAGTTTACTGAGGTCGATAGGCTCACAGATGATTATATTCGCAATTTTGGTGCTGATGCTAGTATTCTCAATAGTAAAGGGTTGGCTTTAAAAGCTTTATGCTTTTGGGATAAAGCAATTATAACTTTTGAGCAAAGCTTAAAATTAAGCCCAGGTTTAGTTGAAGCTAAAAAAAATATGGCCAGCTGCTATCACTTAGCCGGTAAGTTTAAAAAAGCCAAAGCAATATATACAGAACTAACAACTATCAACCCGTTAGATTTAGACAGTCATCATTGGCTAAACCAAATGCTATGGGAAACTGCAGACTCTGGTTTTTTATCCTCATATAACCATGCTTTAAAAATAACTGGAAAAAATACTGCACTGGAGGCTGAGCTTGCACAGAAGCTTTATACATCGGGTAAGCAAACTGAGGCTTACAAAATAGCAAAGCAAATACTCTCTCAAAGCAATTGCCCACAAAAAGCGTTTTCTATAGTGGGTGATTACGAACGTGAAAACAGCTTATTTGATGAATCTTTAAAGACCCATTTAGCTGCCACTAATAGGTTTAAGAATAATCACGCATACATAGAGTTAGCCAAAAGCTACATTGCGATAGATAAACCAGATCACGCATTGAATATTATAAATAAGTTATTAAATCAAGACGAATATAACCAAGAGTGCTTGTGTATTAAAAATACAGCACTGAGATTATTAAAAAGCGAGCTGTACTCATATTACTGCAATTATGATTTATTTGTTATGCAGGAGAAAATAGCAACACCTTCTGGCTTTGCTTCTATAGATGATTTTTTAACTGAGCTTAAAGGTACGTTAAAACAGTATCATTATTATCAAAACCATCCTTTAGAGCAATCTTTAGTGAATGGCTCTCAAACCGCAGAAAAGTTATTTGATTATCAACTGCCGATACTAAAAATGCTTAAGCAGGAGCTATACGAGTTAACGTCATGCTTTTTATCAAGGCTTCCAAAAGATAATCAACACCCTTTTTTAAAAAGAAATGTTGGTGATTTTAAAGTGACTGATTCATGGTCGGTAATTCTGAAAGGTAAAGGTTTTCATAAAAATCATTATCACAGCCAAGGTTGGATGAGTTCACCATTTTATGTATCTATACCCACACTGATATCTGAATCAACCAACCAAGAAGGGTGGTTAAAGCTAGGTGAGCCAGGATTTAATATGCACACTAAGCTTTTACCTGAGACAACATTAAAACCAGAGGAAGGCAAAATTATTCAATTTCCATCCTATTTTTGGCATGGGACTAATACCCTAAATAGTGAAATGGAACGAGTAACAATTGCTTATGACATACTCCCTCAACACACTTAA
- a CDS encoding H-NS histone family protein: MKEVRSFIKTASLTELEKAQQLITDAIAKYTEQLQAKQEVLDLLKEKGLTLEDLQDGTADKRTKVKAKYRIEVDGEVIEWTGRGRRPKAFEGVDLQKHLA; this comes from the coding sequence ATGAAAGAAGTTCGATCTTTTATTAAAACAGCATCATTAACTGAGCTAGAAAAAGCACAACAATTAATCACTGATGCGATTGCAAAATATACTGAGCAGCTACAAGCTAAACAGGAAGTGTTGGATCTTTTAAAAGAAAAAGGACTTACGTTAGAAGATTTACAAGACGGTACTGCAGATAAACGTACTAAAGTAAAAGCTAAGTATCGTATTGAAGTAGATGGCGAAGTGATTGAATGGACCGGTCGAGGTCGTCGTCCTAAAGCGTTTGAAGGTGTTGATTTACAAAAGCACCTAGCTTAA
- a CDS encoding DEAD/DEAH box helicase gives MSYKLRPYQQEAVERTVLHFRKTNDPAVIVLPTGAGKSLVIAELARIAKQKILVLAHVKELVEQNAQKYKSFGLEASIFSAGLKEKSLSHQVTFASVQSLSRNLNKLNEHYSLLIIDECHRVNGDKKSQYGKVINTLKEYNPQLKVLGLTATPYRLGMGWIYHHHYHGFVKGNKESPFKNCIFELPLRYMIKHNYLTPPNQVDAAISHYDFSSLATNAFGQYTTDDMNALLKNSERATQAILKQVIQYSETRQGVMIFAATVMHAQEILTYLPAEQSALITGDTPNAERDKLINQFKQKNIKYLVNISVLTTGFDAPHVDFIAILRPTESVSLYQQIVGRGLRLNEGKTDCLVIDYAGNGFDLFHPEVGDKKGDSDNEPVQVLCPGCGFANIFWGKTDADGKVVEHFGRRCQGLLEDDTGQKEQCYYRFRFKECEQCGAQNDIAARKCHDCGAVMADPDDKLRNALNLKDALVLRCSGLSVVKLKDDLIKITYFDEDGASCDEVYNLASKGGQYIFNKQFGKRLGQGQEPVEFKSAEQVIKAQFDLVHPDFVIARKSKKYGWKVSDKLFDYTGNFRKANQLSG, from the coding sequence ATGAGCTATAAATTAAGGCCGTATCAACAAGAGGCCGTAGAGCGCACCGTTTTACATTTTCGAAAAACAAATGATCCTGCCGTGATTGTACTGCCTACCGGTGCGGGTAAAAGCCTTGTTATTGCAGAGCTTGCGCGTATTGCTAAGCAAAAAATTTTGGTGCTTGCACATGTTAAAGAGCTGGTAGAACAAAACGCACAAAAATATAAAAGTTTTGGTTTAGAAGCGAGTATATTTTCAGCAGGGTTAAAAGAAAAATCACTCAGCCACCAAGTTACTTTTGCCAGTGTTCAGTCTTTATCGCGTAATTTAAATAAATTAAATGAGCATTATTCTTTGCTTATTATTGATGAGTGCCACAGAGTAAATGGGGATAAAAAAAGCCAATATGGCAAGGTTATAAATACGCTCAAAGAGTATAATCCTCAATTAAAAGTATTGGGTTTAACGGCTACACCCTATAGATTAGGAATGGGGTGGATATACCATCACCATTACCATGGTTTTGTAAAAGGCAATAAAGAAAGTCCATTTAAAAACTGTATATTTGAATTACCGCTTAGGTATATGATCAAACATAATTACTTAACGCCGCCAAATCAAGTGGACGCGGCAATTAGTCATTATGATTTTTCGTCCTTGGCTACTAATGCGTTTGGGCAATATACAACTGATGATATGAATGCGCTTTTAAAAAATAGCGAGCGCGCAACGCAAGCTATACTAAAGCAGGTAATACAATACAGTGAAACCCGCCAAGGCGTGATGATATTTGCGGCAACGGTTATGCACGCGCAAGAAATTTTAACTTATTTACCCGCAGAGCAAAGTGCCCTTATAACTGGCGATACCCCAAATGCAGAGCGCGATAAATTAATAAATCAATTTAAACAAAAAAACATAAAATACCTCGTTAATATTTCTGTTTTAACTACCGGATTTGATGCGCCGCATGTCGATTTTATCGCTATTTTACGCCCCACCGAATCGGTTAGCTTATACCAGCAAATTGTTGGCCGTGGGCTTAGGCTAAATGAAGGAAAAACAGACTGCTTAGTTATAGATTACGCAGGCAACGGCTTTGATTTATTTCACCCTGAGGTGGGCGATAAAAAAGGGGATAGCGATAATGAGCCCGTTCAAGTGCTTTGCCCCGGGTGTGGGTTTGCAAATATTTTTTGGGGAAAAACCGATGCTGATGGCAAAGTCGTTGAGCATTTTGGCAGGCGCTGCCAAGGTTTATTAGAAGATGATACAGGCCAAAAAGAGCAATGCTATTATCGGTTTAGGTTTAAAGAGTGCGAACAATGTGGCGCTCAAAACGATATAGCAGCTCGTAAATGCCATGATTGCGGCGCAGTAATGGCCGACCCCGACGACAAGCTACGTAACGCCCTTAATTTAAAAGATGCGTTAGTACTGCGCTGTAGTGGGTTATCAGTGGTAAAACTTAAAGATGATTTAATTAAAATAACCTACTTTGATGAAGATGGTGCAAGTTGCGATGAGGTTTATAACCTTGCTAGTAAAGGCGGGCAGTATATTTTTAATAAACAGTTTGGTAAACGCCTAGGGCAGGGGCAAGAGCCTGTCGAATTTAAAAGTGCTGAGCAGGTTATTAAGGCACAGTTTGATTTAGTGCATCCCGATTTTGTTATCGCGCGTAAAAGTAAAAAGTATGGCTGGAAGGTATCTGATAAATTATTTGATTACACTGGTAACTTTAGAAAAGCTAATCAGTTAAGCGGTTAA
- a CDS encoding ribonuclease E inhibitor RraB, with protein sequence MQFPDDDNGQLLAEIAAAGVDLSKMHQIDFFILFEQQADAEKFAKEIISDALVQSANVEKCKDTGVWEVITHVQMVPEHTLLGQAEQYIESIANSYNGYGDGWGLMDEDAA encoded by the coding sequence ATGCAATTCCCTGATGATGATAACGGCCAACTTTTAGCCGAAATAGCCGCTGCTGGCGTTGATTTAAGCAAAATGCACCAAATCGATTTTTTCATTTTATTTGAACAACAAGCTGATGCTGAAAAATTTGCCAAAGAAATAATCTCTGATGCATTAGTACAAAGCGCTAACGTTGAAAAATGTAAAGACACGGGCGTGTGGGAAGTGATTACTCATGTACAAATGGTGCCAGAGCACACATTGCTTGGCCAAGCAGAGCAATACATTGAAAGTATAGCTAATAGTTACAATGGCTATGGCGATGGCTGGGGTTTAATGGACGAAGACGCCGCTTAA
- a CDS encoding autotransporter assembly complex family protein — MFFLAFFISTQASAEQRVIEDYEIKGISGELESNVELYLKQLVGERSTRTLRRYAKKQVQSSIKALGYYKPTIDIEFDKDDKELIVKVDRGPATRIEAINITLNGEGKNDSQLQNVIKNLNLTQGDVLNHGKYDSAHKKIESMLLELGYFDAKWPARKLAVSVQKNSAVITFNIDTGVRYTYGNIIIASETPAEKYIRSLAPFTQGQAYKATQIADYNLELSSTPYFASVRIYADIPARANGQVPINIDVLHKPANSYEVGGGFNTELGPKVRFKWSKPWITEDGHYLESNLNVAEKQQDISMAYTIPVDDPNDDLWRLSVGYKLEDELADDIYSEILTGQLQRQWLTEDKWVRTAFLRRDQETYRIGDEPEESTEMLMPGISYARKKSKGGTTPYWGEQWLVSAEFGLDDVLSTTNLVRVQLQHAWLRTYLDKHLVFLKANVGAMLVDNIENVPYSLRFYAGGDQSVRGFAYQSISPEDEDGDLIGGKYLLTSTIEYNYQFAQNWRAAIFVDGGTATNDFSDDFEVGAGFGFRYLTPIGPVKVDHAWGLTKESKSTRLSITIGPEI, encoded by the coding sequence GTGTTTTTTTTAGCTTTTTTTATAAGCACTCAAGCCAGCGCTGAGCAAAGGGTAATTGAAGATTACGAAATTAAAGGGATTAGTGGCGAGTTAGAAAGTAACGTTGAGCTATATTTAAAACAGCTGGTTGGTGAAAGATCCACCAGAACCTTGCGCCGCTATGCCAAAAAGCAAGTACAAAGTAGTATTAAAGCGTTAGGGTATTACAAGCCAACGATAGACATCGAGTTTGATAAAGACGATAAAGAGCTTATCGTTAAAGTAGATCGCGGCCCTGCAACTCGCATAGAAGCTATCAATATAACCCTTAATGGCGAGGGTAAAAACGACTCGCAATTACAAAACGTTATTAAAAATTTAAATTTAACCCAGGGCGATGTGCTTAATCATGGTAAGTACGACTCAGCTCATAAAAAAATAGAGTCAATGCTATTAGAGCTAGGCTATTTTGATGCTAAATGGCCAGCCCGAAAGCTTGCAGTATCAGTGCAAAAAAACAGTGCCGTTATTACATTTAACATAGATACCGGCGTGCGCTACACGTATGGCAATATAATCATTGCTAGCGAAACCCCCGCAGAAAAATACATTCGTTCACTTGCACCTTTTACCCAAGGGCAAGCTTATAAAGCCACACAAATTGCCGATTATAACCTTGAGCTTTCAAGCACACCGTATTTTGCAAGCGTGCGTATTTATGCCGATATACCAGCAAGAGCCAACGGACAAGTGCCTATAAATATTGATGTGCTACACAAACCTGCTAATAGCTACGAAGTAGGCGGTGGCTTTAATACCGAGCTGGGCCCGAAAGTGCGTTTTAAATGGAGTAAACCCTGGATCACAGAAGACGGGCATTACCTCGAAAGCAATTTAAATGTAGCTGAAAAACAGCAAGATATTTCTATGGCGTACACCATTCCGGTAGATGACCCTAACGACGATTTATGGCGTTTATCAGTGGGTTACAAGTTAGAAGATGAACTTGCCGATGACATATACAGTGAAATACTGACTGGCCAACTGCAGCGCCAATGGTTAACTGAAGATAAATGGGTACGCACGGCCTTTTTACGTCGAGACCAAGAAACATACCGCATTGGTGATGAACCAGAAGAAAGCACCGAAATGCTTATGCCCGGTATTAGCTATGCCCGTAAAAAGTCAAAAGGAGGCACAACGCCTTATTGGGGTGAGCAGTGGCTAGTTTCGGCTGAGTTTGGTTTAGATGATGTACTTTCAACCACCAACTTAGTACGGGTGCAGCTGCAGCATGCGTGGCTGCGAACCTATTTAGATAAACATTTAGTTTTTTTAAAAGCAAACGTGGGCGCCATGCTGGTCGATAATATTGAAAACGTCCCTTACTCGCTGCGCTTTTATGCGGGTGGTGACCAAAGTGTACGTGGTTTTGCTTATCAGTCTATCTCACCTGAAGATGAAGACGGTGATTTAATCGGTGGTAAATACTTACTAACCAGTACTATTGAATACAATTACCAATTTGCACAAAATTGGCGCGCAGCCATATTTGTAGATGGTGGTACCGCCACAAATGATTTTTCGGACGACTTTGAAGTGGGCGCAGGCTTTGGCTTTCGTTATTTAACGCCCATAGGGCCCGTAAAAGTAGATCATGCATGGGGGCTGACTAAAGAAAGTAAAAGTACACGTTTAAGCATTACCATAGGGCCAGAAATTTAA
- a CDS encoding translocation/assembly module TamB domain-containing protein: MSVFKKISAAVIGILITLAVIIFCLLFTAPGNQFIAYSANKMVDGLHIEIKKGRFLYNNPFNVSFKNQSTDFKAQQLKIDLFWWQCDGLCIENVSARSVKLALANAPEATQESASEPLAKITFPFNIAVKNIAINEFVLNHSSADVTVNNFTLAAKAEDETLAVKSLTISDVLVKLKEQPTSSKQSTVQQSQALTALPALPDIEFTSPLNLRVEQFDVKKVDIEQGEQTHTIENIALALNVEDEKVNLQTLSAQYQQWQLNTQLSSELTGNLPIKGEIALNSDLHQANLALSGDLSDLNIKLNTSGQYPLNLTATANLKQKNYPFELTGKVEQWLIDAQSNELKVSNVDLSASGNADDYTLSLKAHSQLGAYPAVVLNTQLNGSLSQAQLSSLSLKANDSSAKFNGNVNWQKGIQADFSGSLNSLKAQYLTDALTSDISGQLEGRFNSEGQNWQLQMDNTQLAGTLNQTPLEFASNFTLNNTLKANIDSLYLSSGANKLTLSGQVDDTWQVDGKVTLTGNEQTNLPFVANGKADLKIRGQRLTPAVDLSLLLDNFIYNDINVNKLALKGQLDTAADWQTDVSLNVGSAKVADEIINRVELTASGDKTDHQLVVAIDAEQGAAELEVAGKLNNDVWNGSLSNITLSDKKLSFSNSKKIAVMFNTQTSDFDVSAHCWRSNKSELCINTLAQTKNLGQFNATLSNLALEELKHFLPDNMRTRGDISGDFAANWKEGALKTLRANLNSHDLVAVLTSEEDRFRLPIETLKISAYTDSQTGKLEADLDSSVLGKIASQINIDDIQNQQTLNGNINIDKILLSDLHPFLETLEQLKGDITGNVALAGTLQDPLLNGELNVSDINLEGEQLPVVLQKSNVNILFDKTTATIKGNLNDTQGGKINLTGDVDWQGAQPEVNVSVNGEQFFVRAQQGVTFKVSPDLTIGLANNALKLSGEVIVPYGRVMIEELPEGAVLVSDDEIIVDQQTEATEEVPFDYDVNLKVIVKNDVKIESFGLESKIAGDLAIKMSQGAPIIATGELNLIDGTYLAFGQDLIISTGQIGFSGSIEQPFLNIKAIRNPDTTANDVVAGVTLTGNVEQPTLKVFSEPAMDQAQALAYLLNGQPLGEGDSSSDAMLTQLLLSQGVSRSEGVVSKVGETIGLSDVSLSSTGSGDNTKLEISGYVAPSLQVKYSVGVFDSLSEVAIRYQLLSQFYVEITSGLNQNVDLLYKFDWD, encoded by the coding sequence ATGTCAGTATTTAAAAAAATATCCGCCGCTGTCATCGGCATTTTAATCACGCTTGCCGTTATTATATTTTGTTTGTTATTTACTGCGCCCGGTAATCAATTTATTGCTTATAGTGCAAATAAAATGGTTGACGGCTTACATATTGAGATTAAAAAAGGGCGCTTTTTATATAACAACCCGTTTAATGTGAGCTTTAAAAACCAAAGTACAGATTTTAAAGCCCAGCAGCTTAAAATAGATTTATTTTGGTGGCAGTGCGATGGCTTATGTATTGAAAATGTAAGTGCGCGGTCAGTCAAGCTTGCTCTTGCCAATGCGCCCGAAGCTACACAAGAGAGCGCCTCAGAGCCATTAGCTAAAATTACGTTTCCCTTTAATATTGCAGTAAAAAATATAGCAATAAACGAATTTGTATTAAATCATTCCAGTGCTGATGTAACCGTAAATAACTTTACCCTTGCAGCGAAAGCCGAAGATGAAACCTTAGCGGTAAAAAGCCTGACTATTAGCGATGTACTGGTAAAGCTTAAAGAGCAACCCACCTCATCCAAACAGTCAACGGTTCAGCAAAGCCAGGCGCTAACAGCGCTACCCGCGTTACCAGATATAGAATTTACATCGCCCCTTAATTTACGGGTAGAGCAGTTTGACGTAAAAAAAGTAGATATTGAACAAGGTGAGCAAACACATACAATTGAGAACATAGCGCTTGCACTAAATGTAGAAGATGAAAAAGTTAACTTACAAACCCTTAGTGCGCAGTATCAACAATGGCAATTAAATACGCAGTTGAGCAGTGAACTTACTGGGAACTTGCCGATAAAGGGTGAAATAGCCTTAAATAGCGACTTACATCAAGCTAATCTAGCATTAAGTGGTGATCTATCTGATTTAAATATAAAGTTAAATACATCCGGCCAATACCCATTGAATTTAACGGCAACGGCTAATTTAAAACAAAAAAATTATCCATTTGAACTTACCGGTAAAGTTGAGCAGTGGCTGATTGACGCACAAAGTAATGAGCTAAAAGTAAGTAATGTTGACTTATCAGCCTCGGGTAATGCGGATGATTACACGCTAAGCTTAAAAGCGCATAGCCAGCTAGGTGCCTATCCAGCTGTTGTATTAAATACGCAATTAAACGGCTCGCTTAGCCAAGCGCAGCTAAGTAGCTTAAGCCTAAAAGCAAACGACAGTAGTGCAAAATTTAACGGCAACGTTAATTGGCAAAAGGGCATACAGGCCGACTTTTCTGGTTCGTTAAATAGTTTAAAAGCACAATATTTAACAGATGCGCTTACAAGTGATATTTCTGGCCAGCTAGAAGGGCGTTTTAACAGCGAAGGACAAAACTGGCAGTTGCAAATGGATAATACACAACTTGCAGGTACACTTAACCAAACACCACTTGAATTTGCCTCAAACTTTACACTTAATAATACGCTAAAAGCCAACATAGACAGCCTATATTTAAGTAGCGGTGCCAATAAATTAACCTTGAGCGGGCAAGTTGACGACACCTGGCAAGTTGATGGAAAAGTAACACTTACAGGAAATGAGCAAACTAACCTGCCATTTGTTGCAAACGGCAAGGCCGATTTAAAGATTAGAGGCCAGCGTTTAACCCCTGCCGTTGATTTATCGTTATTACTCGACAACTTTATCTATAACGACATAAACGTTAACAAACTCGCCCTTAAAGGCCAGCTCGATACAGCCGCAGACTGGCAAACCGATGTGAGCTTAAACGTAGGCTCAGCAAAGGTTGCTGATGAGATCATTAATCGCGTTGAGCTAACAGCCTCTGGCGATAAAACCGATCACCAATTGGTTGTCGCTATAGATGCAGAGCAAGGGGCTGCTGAGCTTGAAGTAGCCGGTAAGCTAAATAATGACGTGTGGAATGGCTCGCTCAGTAACATAACGCTAAGTGATAAAAAGCTTAGTTTTAGTAATAGTAAAAAAATTGCAGTGATGTTTAATACTCAAACCAGCGACTTTGATGTGAGTGCGCATTGTTGGCGATCAAACAAAAGTGAGCTATGTATTAACACCCTTGCGCAAACTAAAAACTTGGGCCAATTTAATGCCACCTTGAGCAATTTAGCGCTTGAAGAACTTAAACACTTTTTACCAGATAACATGCGTACGCGGGGCGATATAAGCGGCGACTTTGCTGCAAATTGGAAGGAGGGCGCATTAAAAACTCTTCGCGCTAATTTAAATTCGCACGACCTTGTTGCTGTTCTTACCTCGGAAGAAGACCGTTTTAGATTACCCATCGAAACCCTAAAAATCAGTGCCTATACTGATTCTCAAACGGGTAAACTAGAAGCTGACTTAGACTCAAGTGTGCTGGGGAAAATAGCCAGCCAAATTAATATTGATGATATTCAAAATCAGCAAACACTAAACGGTAACATCAATATAGACAAAATTTTGTTATCTGACTTGCACCCATTTTTAGAGACCCTTGAGCAATTAAAAGGGGATATAACCGGTAATGTGGCACTTGCCGGCACGTTGCAAGACCCACTATTAAATGGGGAGCTAAATGTCAGTGATATCAATTTAGAAGGTGAGCAGTTGCCGGTGGTGTTGCAAAAATCTAATGTAAACATTTTATTTGATAAAACCACCGCCACAATTAAAGGTAATTTAAACGACACCCAAGGCGGTAAAATCAACCTAACCGGCGACGTTGACTGGCAAGGTGCACAGCCAGAGGTAAATGTAAGCGTTAACGGCGAGCAGTTTTTTGTACGTGCGCAGCAAGGCGTGACGTTTAAAGTATCGCCTGATTTAACCATTGGACTTGCAAATAATGCATTAAAGTTGTCTGGTGAAGTGATTGTGCCATATGGCAGGGTAATGATTGAAGAGCTGCCAGAGGGTGCAGTTCTAGTCAGTGACGATGAAATTATTGTTGATCAACAAACAGAAGCTACAGAAGAAGTACCGTTTGACTACGATGTAAATTTAAAAGTGATTGTTAAAAACGATGTGAAAATAGAATCGTTTGGCCTAGAGTCGAAAATAGCGGGAGATCTAGCCATCAAAATGAGTCAGGGCGCCCCTATAATTGCCACCGGCGAGCTAAATTTAATCGATGGTACGTATTTAGCTTTTGGCCAAGATTTAATTATTAGTACTGGGCAAATAGGGTTTAGTGGCTCAATTGAGCAACCATTTTTAAATATCAAAGCCATACGTAATCCAGACACCACAGCAAACGATGTTGTGGCTGGTGTTACGCTTACTGGTAACGTTGAACAACCTACCTTAAAAGTGTTTTCTGAGCCGGCAATGGATCAAGCACAGGCACTGGCCTATTTACTCAATGGGCAGCCGCTAGGCGAGGGCGACAGTTCAAGCGATGCTATGCTTACACAGTTACTGCTTTCACAAGGAGTGAGCCGCAGTGAAGGAGTTGTATCTAAAGTTGGCGAAACCATTGGTTTATCTGATGTAAGCTTAAGTTCAACGGGCTCTGGCGATAACACTAAGCTTGAAATATCGGGCTATGTAGCGCCTAGCTTACAAGTTAAATACAGCGTAGGGGTATTTGACTCGCTCAGCGAGGTCGCTATTCGCTATCAGCTGTTGTCGCAATTTTATGTAGAGATCACCAGTGGTTTAAATCAAAATGTTGATTTACTCTATAAGTTTGATTGGGACTAA
- a CDS encoding peptidylprolyl isomerase, whose translation MKGLYLAVLIAGLTGCAQHSEQHAGTQQTPTRSASEVIKHAKAHEWRNVDRQNVLKITLPTGAAYVELNPQLAAKHTAHIKQLAREGFYKNTRVYRFVEGFVAQGGDSSGNKAIKTANKTVPAEFYHSTAQPLKITELQGDGYAPVTGFLNGFAVAQNASNTQTWQVHCHGVFAMARGNEINSASTEFYVTIGQGPRYLDKNITVFGRVLEGMEHFNRLQRKPVPNTPFNPITNIEVLADIKRDKSTFNVMKTDSQSFRELIGARKNRTEPWFVYAHNYVDVCAMPIPTKRID comes from the coding sequence ATGAAAGGATTATATTTAGCAGTACTAATTGCAGGATTAACTGGCTGCGCCCAACACTCAGAGCAACATGCGGGCACTCAACAAACTCCAACACGTAGCGCAAGCGAGGTAATAAAGCACGCTAAAGCGCACGAATGGCGAAATGTAGACAGGCAAAATGTTTTAAAAATTACGCTACCTACAGGGGCAGCTTATGTTGAGCTTAACCCGCAGCTTGCTGCTAAACATACTGCGCACATAAAACAACTTGCACGAGAAGGCTTTTACAAAAATACCCGTGTTTATCGTTTTGTTGAAGGGTTTGTAGCACAAGGTGGCGACAGCTCAGGCAATAAAGCAATTAAAACGGCTAATAAAACGGTGCCTGCAGAGTTTTACCATAGCACCGCACAGCCGCTTAAAATTACAGAGCTGCAAGGCGATGGTTACGCGCCTGTCACGGGCTTTTTAAACGGTTTTGCTGTCGCACAAAACGCCTCTAATACGCAAACTTGGCAGGTACATTGCCACGGCGTGTTTGCCATGGCGCGTGGCAATGAGATTAACAGTGCAAGCACGGAGTTTTATGTCACCATTGGCCAAGGGCCACGCTACCTTGATAAAAATATTACCGTGTTTGGAAGAGTGCTTGAAGGTATGGAGCACTTTAATCGTTTACAGCGTAAGCCTGTTCCTAATACGCCATTTAACCCAATTACAAACATTGAGGTGTTAGCCGATATTAAGCGTGATAAGAGCACCTTTAATGTTATGAAAACAGACTCGCAATCATTTAGAGAATTGATCGGGGCGCGAAAAAATCGTACCGAACCTTGGTTTGTATACGCCCATAATTATGTTGATGTGTGCGCAATGCCTATTCCGACTAAGCGCATTGATTAG